The genomic segment TCTGCTCATTGATCTTGAAGTTGCAGCATCGCTCCTGCATCCATAGGTCTATTACagagagggaaactgaggcaaacaGCTTCTCCCAGTATGGTGGGCAAGGCTGGGTCCTTCTTCCTTTTGGAGACCAGTACTCCCAGTGCAGGTGCCGAACTGGTCAGCCTTACCTGGGTTTGAAAGTGCAGGAGGCAGGCGGGAGCACAGGCAGCACACTGGCCCCAGTGGGTGCCATCCCTGGCTGATGGGGGTgatgtgctgctgcagggcagggaacCCCCTGCAACCCTGGTGTcccctgggctggggagggggagctgGCGCGTGGCAGAGGTTGGTGCCGAGGGCACTATGCCCGGGTGTCTCTGGTCAATGGGCTTGTTGTGCCAGGCGCCTGTGCTGCCGGGTGCCAGCTGGGATCccagtggtggtggtgaaggCTGCAGCAAAGCCTCCTCCATGCCTAGAGATGCACTTACCCGCCTTTGTCTTGGTATGGGGGAGCCAGGCAAGCGGGGGCTGCAGCAAGAGGTTGCTGCGGGTCTTTCCTCTCTCACGCAGCGGCTGCCAGTGCGGCCAGCTGTTCTCCCCAGAGAGCCCATGGGCGGACAGCGAGCAGTGCCGGGGTCgggtgccagccctgccagagAAGGGGAGTTAGCCCCAGGGTGCTGGGAGCACCCCATGGCAGATGCCCACAGAGGCTGGCAGCCAGGCAGTAGGTATGTTTGCCAAGCCAGCAGCTCCCCCCGCAGTGCCCATCACCCTGGCATCGTGCCTGTGGCCTCGGCTGGGGAGCGGAGAGCCGGatgtctcctctccctcccttccctccccgcTTCctggggggaaactgaggcccGGGAGTGTTTCCCAAGGCCAGGGTGAGTTTCTATGGAAATGGAAGAGGGAGTCCGGGTTCTCAGCTGCCGGCGCGGGCACCCGCTTAACAAGGGAGAAAGCGGCACATTGATGGGAGCCCAGCCCCCTGGGCACGCATCCCAGCCCCGGCCGAAAATAACCCCTCCCGGGGAGCGCTGCGCGGGCAGCCAGCCGGCACCAAACCCCGCTGTCGGCCAGGGTTCCCCAGGAAGCACCTCCAGCCAGAGGGTgaccccagctctgcctgctgttgtccccccctccccggccctGTTGCGTTGGAGAAGGGGAGGGCCAGCCGGGAAGATCGAGAGCAGGACGGAAGGAGTGGGAGAGCTACAGCCTGCGTCTGGCCGACGGACACCCCGAACCCCCTTCTGCCCACTCTGGGGGATACATGGGGCAGCCGAGCCTGGTGGGCATCTCTGTAGCCAAGCTGACAGGGTTGCGAGTGCCCCGGCTGCACTGAGTGGGCTCTGCCGTGGGACGCCAGCACCGGGAAAGGGACATCGGCAGTGCCAGGGGCCAGCGGCGGGCAGCCAGGCAGGATGCGACGCTTCCAGGCTTTGCGCCGatccttccccttcctcacccGCTTCCGCCTCTACCGAGTAAGTGTCGACCCCTGCCTCGGACAGACCCCACTGTCACCTGgccctgtccctgctgctggcaggcagggGACCCGCCATCCCCAGCCAGCTGCGGGCACGCGCTGAAGGCCAGTGGCCGCTCTTGCCCCGCATGCCCCTGCGTGCCCCCACGCGCCCCCATGCCCAGCTGCTTGCTGCACCCGTCGTATTTTTAGCCCGATGCTGAGGACTGTAATTGCGGTTACACGGCTAAGGGACCTGAGCGTGGAGGGTGAAGACGCCTGGGGCCACATCATCTCCTGGCgagggaaggagaggatgaaggcagctgccctgctgtgggactgggatgggggggtccAGCCTCCGCTCTGTCTCTCAACCACAGGAGGCAAAGCCGTGTTCCTTTCCAGAAAGCTGGTGatgaaagggaggaggggagagtcGGGACAGTGGGCAGGGATGAGGAGCTGTGGGGAACATGGTTTGAGGTGGCATGGGGAGCCCAGGGTGAGACCTGGCCCCATCACCTCCCTCCCTGTGCCTTCACTTGGAGAGTGTTACCGGTGGTTCTAGGGTGCCCTGTGGTGCAGCCTAAGGGCATCGAGACCCCTGGGGACCCCGAAGTCCCTGTGTGCTTCCTCTCTGTGGCCGCTCAACAAGGTGCCACCATCTGTGGCAGAGGAGGCCCACTCTGGGTCTGTGCGGGGTTGCCGAGGTGGCTGTCCCTGCTGGAGACAGCCTCACCTCCCCAGTCAGCCTCTCCAGCTGGGCAAACGGAGCCTGGCAGGCTTGGTGCCAGGCTTGAGGTGCCCCCTCTGCAGGCACAGTGCCAGGCTGTGGGGTGCCCCTCACCTGGGGGCTGCTGATGAGCACGTCCATGTCCATCCCATGCCCTGAggctctgttcccttctgtgTCCCTGGCACAGTTGCTTGGGAACAACCTGTGCTGGAGTGGAGGGGATGAGCTTGTATTTGTAAGGGCAGAGCAGGGGTCCTTGCCCATCCCCAAGAGTCCTGCTATTGAGGTGCTTCTCTCAGCACACCCGGGGAGCTGGGAACAGGCTCGGAAGATGAGTCTTGCCGGCATCCTTTACCCCCTACCCAGGCAGCACCCCAGCCTCGATTCTCAGCCTCTCCGCATGACTCCACCAGGGAGACAGGGCagaggggagcagggcagggtcCTCGCTAACCTGGCATGgtgtcctggcagaggctgaacTGTAGCATGCAGACAGAGGAAGGCACAGactggctgctggagctgctcacagagctgcagctgcagcagtacTTCCTGCGCATCCGGGATGAGCTCAACGTTACCCGCCTCTCCCACTTTGAGTACGTCAAAAATGAGGATCTGGAGAAGATTGGTATGGGACGCCCTGGTACGTATGTCCCCCTAAAACCTCTCCACATACCCCCCTACCAGCTGCACAGCATCTTTTGGGGAGCCCAGAGAAGCATGTGGCCCATGAGGCTGGAGGGGACCCCCACCCCATGCTGGGTCAGTGATGGTCCCTGTGTCCTGCAGGCCAGCGGCGGCTGTGGGAGGCAGTGAAACGAAGGAAAGCCATGTGCAAGCGGAAATCCTGGATGAGCAAGGTAGGGATAGGAGAGAGGCAGGTGtgacagggaaactgaggcaagcGGGAGGAACTGGACCTCTCCCCGTGCTTCTTCCTGGTGCCTGGCTCTCCCCACACCACCAGTTCCTGGGGACTGGCAGGGAGATGGGCAGAAGCCCTTGCCATGTGTGCTCTGCCTGTGGTGTGACCCTGCCAGCATGTGTCCCGGTCCCACACAGTCTCCTGGGCCACTTCTGGGTGAAGGATAGCCCTGCTGCCCCAGCACTTGGGAAATTTATTCCCCTCACATATTTCCCCTCTTTGCAAGGAAACTCATTTGCAGCTAAGGAGGCACACAGCCTGCACATCTCACCCcaaccagcagcagccctgcccagACCCCTGCCCATTTTTCAGTGAGGAGGCATAGCCCTATGCCTGTGGGCTGGGAATTCAGTAGGGCAGGGGACCTACTGAATGCACGTGTGCCCTTGATGCCATCCATCCTTTTCaaagccagtgctgctgctgtcctggcaCCCCAGCACCTTGCACCTTCAAAAGAGCAGGATGATTGCCATTTAGGCTCTGGGTTGTGGCCTCTCCCCATGTGAATCATCTGGGATGGGACAGGCTTTTAATAGAAGGCGACTCAGCCTCGCACCAGGCACAGAAATGCCACCTCCCACCTCAGCCATATGCTGGTTCTGGCCCCCGCACACCTCACACTGTGGGTCTTGGCTGCTAACGCTGGGATGAACCCCATCCCATGGGGCACATCATTGGTCCTGGCTcggggagaggcagagagagccCATTTTTGTCCTCTCTGGGCAGCGCATATTGCAAGGCCCATGTTGCTGTGGGGATGTGTCACCGTGCTCAGCCCAAGCTGGAGGTTTCTCTTGGCTTTGTGCCCAGGCACATCATGTAGCCTCAGCTTAGCCAAGGAGTGCCTGGGGCCCTCCAGCTACCAGCCTGGTTTGCCGAGGATGCTGCGGATGTACCATGGGGCCATGGTGAGAGGCACGGCCCTCTCTACCTGGATCGCAGCTGAGGGTgcaggcagctggaggagcagagcctgCTCCTGCAACCAGCCTGCTCTGGGTAATCACCAGTCGGGGGTCATCATTAAGTTCCAGAGTGTACAGCCTGGGCAGGGGGTCCTCCCAGTGCTGCTCACTCACAGGCCCAAGGTACCTCTATGCCTGCATCTCACCTGCCTTCACGTCCCACAGGTGTTCAGTGGAAAGCGCCCTGAGTCAGAGCTGccaccccagccccagagcACCTTCCGCAAGCCCCCCACACCACCGCCACCCGAAGCTGGGGGCCAGCATTCCCTCACCTGCCTCGTACGGGAGCGGGACCTCACGCTCTTCGAGAAGTTGGGCGATGGCTCCTTCGGTGTTGTGCGTCGCGGGGAGTGGTGCACCCCTGCCGGCAAGACGGTGAGGGGGCCGTGGGGGCAGCTGGGTGATGGGAGCACTCAGGGGGAAAGATACTTTAGGGCTCATTTCTGCTTTGGCTGTAGCTGAACGTGGCCGTGAAGTGCCTCAAGACGGATGTGCTGAGCCAGCCAGAGGCACTGGACGACTTCATCCGGGAGGTGAACGCCATGCATTCCCTGGACCACAGGAACCTTATCCGCCTCTATGGTGTGGTGCTCTCCCACCCCATGAAGATGGTGAGTGCAGGGGGATGGGGCCGACTCTGATGCTGCCCCATGGGGGTCCCATGTGATGGGGCaagcaaagccaggctgggTCCCTACTCCGAGTCCTCTGCTGGTATTACCAGGGGGagcacaagaaagctggaaacaaGTCCAGCCAAGGTGTCCCTGGCCTTACAAACCTGCTGTCCTTTCCCAATGGTCCAGGTGACAGAGCTGGCCCCACTGGGCTCCCTTCTGGACCGCCTGCGGAAGAACCAGGGCCATTTCCTCATCTCTACCCTCTGCCAGTACGCCATCCAGGTGGCCAAGGGCATGGCCTATCTGGAATCCAAGCGCTTCATCCACCGCGACCTGGCTGCCCGCAACATCCTGCTGGCCTCCAACGAGCTGGTGAAGATCGGGGACTTCGGGCTTATGCGAGCCCTGCCCAAAAATGATGACCACTACGTGATGCAAGAGCATCGCAAGGTCCCCTTCGCTTGGTGAGCCCTGGAGGGGGAGACCTGGGGGTACGGTACCCAGGACTTCCTGATGCTCATGTGTGCTTCATAGGTGTGCTCCCGAAAGCCTGAAGACGCGTACCTTCTCCCATGCCAGTGACACCTGGATGTTTGGAGTGACCCTCTGGGAGATGTTCACCTATGGGCAGGAGCCTTGGATTGGCCTCAATGGCAGCCAGGTAGGTGCACAGCAGGGACCTAACCCCCTCCCACCTCACCCCAGTGGTGCTGGGGGGGACCTGGGACCCCCTGATGGCATCCCCCGCCCTGCAGATCCTGCACAAGATAGACAAGGAGGGTGAGCGGCTGCCGCGGCCTGAGGACTGTCCCCAGGATGTCTACAATGTcatgctgcagtgctgggccCACAAGCCTGAGGACCGACCCACCTTTGTGGCCCTGCGGGACTTCTTGGTGGAGGTAGGTGAGATTGGAGGGAGTGGGACAGGAGCTCTAACACCCATTCCCACCAGCTCTGCTCAAGCATGGGCAGACTTAAGGATATCGTTAAGGCAGGAGGTGACATTGTGGGGCTCAGGCCAGGCAGCCTTGCAGACTGGGAGGTGGTGACATGGTCACAGCAGGAACACCCTGGGTGCCACCTTGCCAACGACAGGGATGTCACAGTTGAGGAGGGGCTGGGAGTGGTGATGCTGTCTGCCTATTTTTGGGGCTCCCCTGCCCCCCATGGGGCTGTGGCTGGCCTCAAaatggggcagggatggatTGGGGTTAGGGGACTGTGTCCCCTGTCCTTactcccctcttcccccaggCCCAGCCCACCGACATGAGGGCACTGCAGGACTTCGAGGAGCCAGACAAGCTGCACATTCAGATGAACGACATCATCACGGTCATCGAGGGCAGGTACTGAATGGAGGGGCACAGACCAGCCACTAGCCtgcggggggacaggggacccCAGGAATGAGCAAACtgcaggcactggcagagctgtggggagcagggatggggagggggtctcTCTGCCCCTCAGCACCACGGGTGGGCAGAGCTGCCTTGGCTCCCCTGGGAGGGGTGCAGTCCCCCAGGCAGCGCATGGGCAGCCTGGTGCTGGGGGGTACGGCCACGCAGCGTCCACCCCAGCTGACTCGCCCTGCTGCACTGTGGGTTTGCCCCGGGACCCGCACCGGGCACCCCGGGGCCAACCCCTGCCGACAACCGTGGGGACTTGCCACCAGACTCACGGGGTTGCACCACTGGACCCGCTGCTGTCACCGGGCCGGGAGAGGTACTGGGGGACGCGGTGCCACAGCGGCACGACCTGTCACCCCCTGAGGCTTTGCTCCTCGATCCCTGCCGGCCACCCCCTTCCATCGCCACGGGGACCTGTGGGCTGGGGCGACCTttgctccctgcatccccatccgcATAGGGGACAGCAGGGACCCCCGGAGGAGCTTGGCGTCCCTTTGCCCCTGGCACCGGGGGgtgaggagaaggctccagcgGGGTGAATCAGTGCGGATTTGTGTGTCTGCAGGGACCGGCTTTCTCCGCGGCCGCCAGGGATGACTCTTGCTCAGGGTCTGGCGGTTTAAttgcagggaggggaggggagggaagccGCGTCggcggagggagggagggaaggagctgcGGAGGGCGGCGCGGCTGAGCCAGAGCCGCCGCATCACGGCCGGGCTGCGGGTCCCGCTCCTGCACCGGGTgagcggggggggcggggaggacGCGGTGCGGGGTGCATGGAGCGGGGGAGCCGGGACGCAGCCTCCCCTGCCtcccctgcctcagtttccctgacGACGCTGgttctgggggtgctgggtgcggGCAAGGCGGGGGTGCGCTCTGCGGCCGGGGGAGCGGCAGGaatcccagcagctgccagagggAGCCCCCgtcccgtgcctcagtttccccggGGGGAACCCCTGCCCTGTGCCTCGTTTTCCTCGCGGACGcgggttttgggggtgctgggtgcggGCAGGCAGGGGTGCGCTCTGCAGCCGGGGGCTGGCAGGAgccccagcagctgcccagtgcctcagtttcctcgGGGACGCTGGTTTGGGGGGCGCTGGATTCCGACAGGCAGCGGTGCGCTGGCCAGGGGGTGGCAGGAACCCCGGCAGCTGCCGGTGCTCCCGAGGGGCTGGGGTGGCAGCCttcccgtgcctcagtttccctgggGGGAGCGGAGCAGCCCCCTCCCTGTGCTTCAGTTTCCCTGCGGGGGTAGGCAGCCCCCTCCCCGTGCCTGTTTTCCCTGGGTGGGGGCAGCCCTCGCCCCGTGCCTCAATTTCCCCGGGGGCGGCTGGCGGGGGGCTCCTCCCGGGGGCCGCATCCGGCCCCGCCGAGCCCGCCCGAGGCACCGTAAACACCCGCCACCCCATTTCAAGCCCCTGCGTGTCGATCGGCGGGCGCCGGGCGTGCGTACGTGTGTGTGGGCAGGGGCAGGGACCTACCTGAAAGCCCCCGGGGACGCAGCCGGCCGCGGGAGGGGGCTTTCGGGGGAGGGCAGGGCAGAGCCGGGGCGGGATCGTACTGGGAGCGCGGCTCCGgcgggatggggctgggagaaggGGGCCGgcccagctgcagcatcccTACCGGGATGCAGCGGTGCCGGAACGCAGGGCACCTCCTGGGAGGGGACCCGTGTCCCCGCCGCAGGTGACGGGGGTGCCCGGTGCCGGCTCTGCCGAGGGTCCCGGCGCTGAGTAAGGCGACTGTCTGGCTGGCGGCGAGCGGGGAAGGTAAACAGGAAAAGGGCTGAGCTGGTGGCCAGGGGTGACTCACAGGTGACTCCAGGAAACCGTGGGGCCCGTGCCAGCCGTGCCGGGCTGGCAGCGCACATCGCCCGCCACCCCCTGCCCGCGGGGGACGTGatgggagcaggagctggggggaTTGTTTAAAGTCAGAGCCCCCACCCCCCGACTGCTTTAGCACAGGCTGCGCGGGAGGCACCTCTTGGGGTGCTCATCCCGGCATCTTTGCTGTTCTTATACCCCGCGCTGCCCCACTCCAAGCTGGGCAACTGCCCAGTCCCAGCCTAGAGGTGGCTGCATCCTGGGGCAGGCGGCTCCTGGGGCACGCTGGGCTCTCCCGGGACCGGCACTCTGGCAAACCTACTCACATGGCCATGGAAGATGTTGCAGCTGGAATCCCCATGCCTGCCTGCCCGTCTTTCCCTGCCTATGCCATCCAGCACTGGGCTCACTGATAACGTAGGAAGAAAATGACAAGAGACTCTCCCCAAGCCTCATGTCCCCTACTGCCCCTGTCACAGATTCCCCTGCAGGACTGGGATATTGGATGGTTCATCAGCAATCTCCATGCACATCCCTTGTGCCACCCCCAGGCCCATGGGGCACAGGGAAACCTGTGGTGATCAGCTCGGTGCAGGCATCACCCCAAGGCTCCTGCGTAATTTGGAGCAGctaggaagaagaggaaggggtGCATCTTTTGTGGTGCAAATGGGCAGCTTTGTTCCCGATGCACGTATCCCCAGCAACACCCAGTGCAGCGACCTTGCAGGATGGGAAGCCAAGCAAGCTGCTGGTGTAGAGTTGGGATCCTGGGCACCTGGGTTCCCTTCCCAGTTGTGCCACCGCCTGCCTATGTGGACTTGGACAAGTCATCTCATCTTCTCCCTGTCACTGTGCCAGGCGCGtgtcccccccgcccctcccaatcccctcaTCAGTAACGAGGTCCTTTTTATTCCTTAGGGCCGAGAATTACTGGTGGCGGGGTCAGAATAAGCGGACCCTAAAAGTGGGCCAGTTCCCCCGAAACACGGTGACCTCGGTGGCAGGGCTCTCGGCCCACGACATCAGCCAGCCGCTTAAAAACAGCTTCATCCACACAGGCCATGGAGACACCAACCCGCAGCACTGCTGGGGGTTTCCCGATAAAATTGATGAGTAAGAaactttttgtcttctctgcatcccctgcctgctccctgccttccctgctgcctgccaggCACGGAGTGAGCTGCGGCTTGGCCGCCCCCGCTGCCTTGAAgcatctcttccccctcccccgcTGTGCTGGGGACGGTGGCTCCGGGTAGGGTCTCTGCGGCTGGACTAACTCCCTCGCCTCTTCTCACTAACAGGGTTGGGGATAAAGGGGGCTGCTGTGCTTGTGGGGGCTGTCCTGGGGGGAGCAccttctcccagccctgcagccctttGTGGCTGAACCGAGGCAGGAGGATATCAGTAAGCACCACCATGGAGGTGGCCACTTTACCTCAATGCTTTTGGGGTGTTCCAGAGCTGCTAAACCCACGCCTTTCAGTGTCAGGGTGGAGGAAGGCTGTGGTGGGGATGCAGCCTGGTTCCATGCTTTTGGCAGCATGAGTCTTTTGAAAAGCAAGACATGAAAGAAATCCACCAAAATGCTTTTCCCCCAGCTGTTCTATCAGGATTGGCCTTGGTTGGTCTGTAATGGGGAGCAGAGTTTGCGTGCCCATGGCTCCCTGGACTGGCAGTGTCCAGCAAGGGTGCCTTGGCTTGGGATAGTGTGCATGGAGTTCTCCGCCAGAGCTGGGCTGAGGACATGTGAGAGGGCTGTGTGTAGGGGGAGGATAGGATTTCAAAACCTGGAAAGCTCCTGTTGGCTAAAACCAGCTCCTGTGCCACACTTGGTGCAGCCAATCTCCTGGGATCGTGATCCCTACTACTGTTCAGCATCCCTGCCCTGGGACAGCTCTGATGGCACCCTTGGTCCCAGCATGGTCACCTCACGGTGCTGTGGGCTGTGCCGGCAGCCCTCAGAGGGCTGAACTGAGGCACCATGCACGCGGACTCTGCTCGTGCCCCAGCAAGCCTCCCCGCGCCCCGCTGCGTGGGCACAGGTGCTGGGTACGTGCCACCCGGCCGCCGAGAACGCACTGAGCTCGGCATACGCCCAGGCCTTCGGGCTGTGCCGGCTCCCGCCGGCTCCCTGCCTCACCACACCTGGCTTGCGATGGCTCGCCCAGGCCTCCCAGCACAGCCATCGTACTGGGGTGCTGTGCCCTGGGTGCAGCACCATGCTGTGGCACCCCAGTGCTGTGGGGCTGTCCTGGGCACCGCACCTGTACACTGGGCATGGCACCCTGCTTGTGATCCACTGGCGCATCCTGCATGTCGAGCTGGAGAGGGGTCAGTGACACTGGGATGGTATCAGGCTCTCTGCTGTAGCACTGAAAGCCTGTGCCGTGCCTCGAGGCTTGCAGAGACTGTACTTGCTTGTACATGCGTGGCAGAGGTGCTGTGGGGTGTTCTGAAGGACATGGTGTGGGAGCAAGGGGTTCCACGTGGCCCTCGCTGATTCCTGGGtgttctcctcctctctccccacaggCTGTACCTGGGAAATCCCATGGACCCTCCTGACGTTTTAGGTGCGGACCCGAGTGCTGCCAGACCCACACAACTTCCAGGCAGGGCTAAAAGTGAGCagctttcccccttcccctctgccccttGGCTGCGCGAAGCCCCTGTCCCCTTGCCCTGCTACCAGGGTGATGGGCTAGACTCTCTCCTTGCCATCTCTCTGCTGCCACTTGCTTTTTGCAGACCTGGGGGGAGCTGGGACGATGTCACCTGGCCACATGCCACTGCCAGCAGCGTGGGCGGTCAGTGGCTCTGCCCAGCTGGACTATGCCCTGCTGCCCTTTGTCCAGGTCTCTCATCCCATTCCCAGCCTTCCACAGCTGGGCTTCCCAGTATGGGGCATCTCAGTGGAGCTGCCAGAGGGAGGGAGCTCAGACACCGTGTGTGTGCTGCAACTCCCCTTAACTTTCACTTTTCCCTTGGGGTGACTTCCAACCAACATCCTCCCCACACCCCACCGGTGACCTGGGACACGATGAAGCATGCGCTCTGCTAACGAGGGCTCTGGCTGCTATTGCTCTACGCGCTCACTCCATGCTTCCCTTCCTCTTGGGCTCTCTCTTCTGCAGGGCAACCGCCTCCACGCCCGCCTCAGCCTACCGTCCTGCTCACCAGTAAGTTGGGCTTTTCCGGGTGCTGGTCCCCCTCTTTTGTGCTCccattcttttctctctttgcttctcttgctctctctgctccttgGGTGCTGGCAACTGTGGTGGGGTCACAGATGGGGGAACAGGGTGGCCAGCCTGGGACAGGGGGCAGCGTGCCTGGGGGctgagggatggggaaggacaGGGTACCCACCCTTCCTCACTCCGtgaccccccagcacccatagtGTCAATTGCTGCACCCAAGGAGGGAGCAAAGGTGGCTGAAGCTATGAGGCAATTTGGGGGCTTGAGGATGCAAGTGcctccccttgcaccccagaGATGTGTGCTGGGATCCTCAccatccctttccatcccctccTAGAGCCCTGCTATGACCCAGTctgtgaggaagaggagggtctGCAGGGGGGTCTCCGGAAGCTTTGCCTGAAGAAGCCAGGTGCAGGGAAAGGTCTGCGACCAGTCAAGCCGTCGGCACGGGTACCAGGCACCAAGGTGGGCGAGCGACAACCTGGCCGTTTGGCAAGCGAGGGGCCAGCAGGCAGTGAGGTGACCCTCATCGATTTTGGGGAGGAGGTGCCCCAAGGTAGCCCTTCGCCAGTCGGGGAGCTAACAGCCCCATCATTGGCTAAGCTGGCCATGGAGGCCTTCTCCTTGCTGGACAAGACCCCACCGCAGAGTCCCACACGGGTTCTACCCCGGCCTCTGCACCCTACGCCAGTGGTGGACTGGGATGCCCGTCCTTTACCCCCACCACCTGCCTATGATGATGTGGCACAGGATGAGGATGATTTTGAGGTCTGCTCCATCACCAGCCCCCCGAGCCGGCGGGGCAAGACTAATTACGGCTTCGTGGATGAGGGTGAGCGGGGGCCAGTAGTAGAGGACAACCTCTTCCTGCCCCCCAAGGAGACCAAGCAGCCCAGCCTGACACAGACTACTGAGCTCTTTGAGGAGTTGCAGCAGGAGTGCATGAAGAGGCTTAATGTCCCCCTGGGACCAGTTGCTCCTGTAGATGACAAGCCCCAGATCCcaccccgtgtccccatcccaccccggCCCCTACGCCGCAATGAGCCTGGGCGCTGGTCAGGGGACCTTTCCCCAGCTTCTGGGGGTGAGGAAGACCGGCCACCCCAGATTCCTCCTAGGGACCCACTGTCGCAGCCCACCTCCCGAACGCCGAGCCCTATGGCCCTGCAGGTGGGCTCCCCCCAGCAACGCACcgccctctgctcctgcctctccaCCTCACCGGGGAAGCCCATGCCCACCACGCAGAGCTTTGCCCTTGACCCCAAGTACGCCACCCCCAAAGTCATCCAGGCACAGGGCAAGGACTGCTCCAAGGGACCCTGCATCCTGCCCATTGTGAAGGATGGGCAGAAGGTTAGCAGCACCCACTACTACCTGCTGCCCGAGCGCCCTGCCTACCTGGACAAGTATGAGAAGTTTTTCAAGGAGGCTAAAAGCCCTGAGGAGACGTCAGCATCCCGCCTGGTCACCACAGCCACCGTCCGTCCCATGGtgcagcagccactgccagACTGCAAGGCCAACTTCTCTTCCAACAACAGCAACCCTGGGCCCAAGTGCCTGGTGAAAGCTTCCTGCAGCCTCCAGAAGATTGTGTATGATGGGCCAGATGGCTGCCGTGCTGCTGACAAGATCCGGCTGGTAAGCAGCATCCCCAGTGTCTGTGAGTAAGAGGGGACACGTGAGCCATGGGCTCACTTGGTCGAGAGCCATCTCTCGCCTGTGCCTCAATTTCCCCAAGTTCAGCCCCAGGGAGATGGCTACAAGGGGTCCCAGGTTTGCTATGGAACTTGAGCATCTCTGCAACTCCAGAATAGGTATTGCAGGCCCTTTTAACCTAAATTAGCCCTATCCATGGCCcctgggaggaggggaggaaggtgGCTGTCACTGCAGTCTTCTTGGGCTCTCCAGGTTGGGTCTGTGGTGGCCAGGAGTCTATGCCTGAGCCCAGGAGAGGCTGAAGATCCCAGGGCTGAGTATGGTCCTGGCTCCAGGCTGATGGTGCTTCCCAGGGACAGAGCTAGGGTGGGGGTTAGTCCTGGCACCCCCTTGCTCCAGCCACAGGCTCCTTGGTGCCGTGAGGTTGTGGCAGACAGTGACGACAACCTCCCCCCAGGTACAGGACACCGTGCATGGTGTGACCACCGAGGAGTGccaggcagccctgcagaacCACAGCTGGAATGTCCA from the Cuculus canorus isolate bCucCan1 chromosome 9, bCucCan1.pri, whole genome shotgun sequence genome contains:
- the TNK2 gene encoding activated CDC42 kinase 1 isoform X6, whose protein sequence is MMLPPHPPPPPGCLHRIPAGGLHCAGVGEEGRCECGDRAGSNATASLLGCQRGDSRWAVELPSREEDSGARLGSGNFLPCDPEPSSSPRHPQASVGVSAEPPARHRSTAVTATPAMGERCDYQRLSSAEEEEEMLGPLPHSLSDSTGLRAPRPGGGHPAPSLRLDVTPAMPCRRRLNCSMQTEEGTDWLLELLTELQLQQYFLRIRDELNVTRLSHFEYVKNEDLEKIGMGRPGQRRLWEAVKRRKAMCKRKSWMSKVFSGKRPESELPPQPQSTFRKPPTPPPPEAGGQHSLTCLVRERDLTLFEKLGDGSFGVVRRGEWCTPAGKTLNVAVKCLKTDVLSQPEALDDFIREVNAMHSLDHRNLIRLYGVVLSHPMKMVTELAPLGSLLDRLRKNQGHFLISTLCQYAIQVAKGMAYLESKRFIHRDLAARNILLASNELVKIGDFGLMRALPKNDDHYVMQEHRKVPFAWCAPESLKTRTFSHASDTWMFGVTLWEMFTYGQEPWIGLNGSQILHKIDKEGERLPRPEDCPQDVYNVMLQCWAHKPEDRPTFVALRDFLVEAQPTDMRALQDFEEPDKLHIQMNDIITVIEGRLYLGNPMDPPDVLGADPSAARPTQLPGRAKKPCYDPVCEEEEGLQGGLRKLCLKKPGAGKGLRPVKPSARVPGTKVGERQPGRLASEGPAGSEVTLIDFGEEVPQGSPSPVGELTAPSLAKLAMEAFSLLDKTPPQSPTRVLPRPLHPTPVVDWDARPLPPPPAYDDVAQDEDDFEVCSITSPPSRRGKTNYGFVDEGERGPVVEDNLFLPPKETKQPSLTQTTELFEELQQECMKRLNVPLGPVAPVDDKPQIPPRVPIPPRPLRRNEPGRWSGDLSPASGGEEDRPPQIPPRDPLSQPTSRTPSPMALQVGSPQQRTALCSCLSTSPGKPMPTTQSFALDPKYATPKVIQAQGKDCSKGPCILPIVKDGQKVSSTHYYLLPERPAYLDKYEKFFKEAKSPEETSASRLVTTATVRPMVQQPLPDCKANFSSNNSNPGPKCLVKASCSLQKIVYDGPDGCRAADKIRLVQDTVHGVTTEECQAALQNHSWNVQRAIQYLKVEQLFCLGLKSRVECHRVLEMFDWNLAQASSHLLDPYSTTRQKR
- the TNK2 gene encoding activated CDC42 kinase 1 isoform X10; the encoded protein is MQTEEGTDWLLELLTELQLQQYFLRIRDELNVTRLSHFEYVKNEDLEKIGMGRPGQRRLWEAVKRRKAMCKRKSWMSKVFSGKRPESELPPQPQSTFRKPPTPPPPEAGGQHSLTCLVRERDLTLFEKLGDGSFGVVRRGEWCTPAGKTLNVAVKCLKTDVLSQPEALDDFIREVNAMHSLDHRNLIRLYGVVLSHPMKMVTELAPLGSLLDRLRKNQGHFLISTLCQYAIQVAKGMAYLESKRFIHRDLAARNILLASNELVKIGDFGLMRALPKNDDHYVMQEHRKVPFAWCAPESLKTRTFSHASDTWMFGVTLWEMFTYGQEPWIGLNGSQILHKIDKEGERLPRPEDCPQDVYNVMLQCWAHKPEDRPTFVALRDFLVEAQPTDMRALQDFEEPDKLHIQMNDIITVIEGRAENYWWRGQNKRTLKVGQFPRNTVTSVAGLSAHDISQPLKNSFIHTGHGDTNPQHCWGFPDKIDELYLGNPMDPPDVLGADPSAARPTQLPGRAKRQPPPRPPQPTVLLTKPCYDPVCEEEEGLQGGLRKLCLKKPGAGKGLRPVKPSARVPGTKVGERQPGRLASEGPAGSEVTLIDFGEEVPQGSPSPVGELTAPSLAKLAMEAFSLLDKTPPQSPTRVLPRPLHPTPVVDWDARPLPPPPAYDDVAQDEDDFEVCSITSPPSRRGKTNYGFVDEGERGPVVEDNLFLPPKETKQPSLTQTTELFEELQQECMKRLNVPLGPVAPVDDKPQIPPRVPIPPRPLRRNEPGRWSGDLSPASGGEEDRPPQIPPRDPLSQPTSRTPSPMALQVGSPQQRTALCSCLSTSPGKPMPTTQSFALDPKYATPKVIQAQGKDCSKGPCILPIVKDGQKVSSTHYYLLPERPAYLDKYEKFFKEAKSPEETSASRLVTTATVRPMVQQPLPDCKANFSSNNSNPGPKCLVKASCSLQKIVYDGPDGCRAADKIRLVQDTVHGVTTEECQAALQNHSWNVQRAIQYLKVEQLFCLGLKSRVECHRVLEMFDWNLAQASSHLLDPYSTTRQKR